The following proteins are co-located in the Dromiciops gliroides isolate mDroGli1 chromosome 2, mDroGli1.pri, whole genome shotgun sequence genome:
- the CDAN1 gene encoding codanin-1 isoform X2, which translates to MAAVLEALLREEVTAEVAVRWLVCGAQGAEDAPEEAAALAPLEPLRKEFVPFLLNFLREQSTCALPQGPPTPAKAPRASAERPGGPSTARGSGRGVRSQLFPAPAEPPAASLGEPPLARRGGGGRRRGPVRERGGRGAGGSEEGEIGDSPPWGGGWRPRGSNSPSPSPAEPLNLSNLEEFPPVGSVPPGPAGRMKPSRRINPTRVSAERSLSKPKTCFTSPPISQAPNSQPPVLDNSPWGLDLPVGCSSLQEERAMLRKERFKLLHHSPTPASSALESGLPAPSRTGSLTPEPADPGKVSCQPRLELVAIVYSSCIAENLVPSLFLELFFVLQLLTVRRMIHVEKDDLEPSLGGPLKRPLFQNIHDCVFFAVLVLEHQFQVLSRLDKGTLKLLAENERLLCFSPTLQGRLRKAYERSTAKVSLLLSPPAQAVSFQPETDNRANFSSDRAFHTFKKQRDVFYEVLREWEDRHEEPGWDFEKGLGNRIRSMMSQLSTASSHSHFVRLFQKQLLQMCQSPSGAGGMALGEAPDPDVLSMLGADKLGRLRRLQERLVAPQSGSGPCPPPTFPGWQGFFRDFILSASSFQFNQHLMDSLSLKIRELNDLPLPQHEPSDEDVDRQDERRQFASVLLSLRLLAKFLGFVVFLPYQSPEPPPTRELQDSALALRNQVPPVLDVLTLLQQGLQNHQAVLTVPWLVEFLSFVDHVAPLLDYYHSVFSLLLQLYRSLILSEESERRMCFLNKLLLLAVLGWLFQIPTVPEDLFFLAEGRPDALEGATVSLVQGLDTMPVVDQQLLYTCCPFIGELRKLLASWVSGSSGRSGGFVRKITPTSTTALGPQAPKTSQGLQAELAQAFFHNQPPSLRRTVEFVAERIGSNCVKHIKATFVADLVRQAESRLQEQLGEQQEEGGAPAQLLEALCDQICPEGTQALAQGREFCRKKGPEAVRVLLPEETSPAVLRSAEDIAVGLAMEKACAWLSANITALIRREVKAAVSRTLRAQGPDVAAQGERRGCSRACEHHAPLPSHLISEIKDVLALAVGPRDPEEGVAPEHLETLLQQLRETLQCRQFLCLISEQQLAKCSVELASFLVADQVPTLGPPGPQRLERGEARGLLQTLLSLWHEDFQVPVPLQLLLSPRNVGLLADTRPREWDLLLFLLRGLVDRGLMGRVEIETCLKSLHQAPWPEDFSEELATLSCLFLAEPQVPGPRLRACELMRPPRGTVLAQS; encoded by the exons ATGGCGGCCGTTTTGGAGGCGCTGCTGCGAGAGGAGGTGACGGCGGAGGTCGCCGTGCGGTGGCTAGTGTGCGGAGCCCAGGGCGCGGAG GACGCCCCCGAGGAGGCGGCCGCGCTGGCGCCCCTCGAGCCGCTGCGGAAGGAATTCGTGCCGTTCCTGCTGAACTTCCTGCGCGAGCAGAGCACCTGCGCCCTCCCCCAGGGTCCCCCGACCCCCGCCAAGGCTCCCCGGGCCTCGGCGGAGCGGCCGGGGGGCCCCAGCACGGCGCGGGGAAGCGGCCGCGGAGTGCGAAGCCAGCTCTTCCCGGCCCCAGCCGAGCCCCCGGCAGCCTCCCTTGGCGAGCCCCCTCTGGCCCGCCGAGGAGGGGGCGGGAGGAGGAGGGGACCCGTCCGGGAGAGGGGGGGCCGCGGCGCCGGGGGGTCTGAGGAAGGGGAAATCGGAGACAGCCCgccttggggagggggctggaggCCGAGGGGCTCGAACAGCCCCAGCCCCTCGCCTGCCGAGCCCCTGAATCTCAGTAACCTGGAAGAGTTTCCCCCCGTGGGCTCCGTGCCCCCTGGCCCCGCCGG CAGGATGAAACCTTCCCGGAGGATCAACCCAACGAGGGTGAGCGCAGAGCGATCTCTCTCCAAGCCCAAGACCTGCTTCACCTCACCCCCAATCAGCCAGGCCCCGAATTCCCAGCCCCCAGTCTTGGACAATAGTCCTTGGGGCCTTGACCTTCCTGTAGGGTGCAGCAGTCTACAGGAGGAGCGGGCGATGCTCAGGAAGGAGCG ATTCAAGCTGCTACATCACTCACCCACCCCTGCCAGTTCTGCCCTGGAATCTGGTCTTCCTGCTCCTAGTCGAACAGGGAGCCTTACACCAGAACCTGCAGACCCTGGCAAGGTTTCCTGTCAGCCGAGGCTGGAGTTAGTGGCCATTGTCTATTCATCCTGTATCGCTG AGAATCTGGTCCCAAGCCTCTTCCTGGAGCTGTTCTTTGTTCTTCAACTCCTTACTGTCCGACGAATGATTCATGTTGAAAAAGACGACCTGGAACCCAGCCTTGGGG GTCCCCTCAAGAGACCACTATTCCAGAATATCCATGACTGTGTGTTTTTTGCAGTCCTGGTTTTGGAGCATCAGTTCCA GGTTCTCTCCCGCCTGGACAAAGGGACATTGAAGTTGCTAGCTGAGAATGAGCGGCTGCTTTGCTTCTCTCCTACTTTGCAGGGCCGACTCCGGAAAGCCTACGAACGCAGTACTGCCAAG GTCTCTCTGCTGCTCTCACCCCCTGCCCAGGCTGTCTCCTTTCAGCCAGAAACAGACAACCGTGCAAACTTCTCTAGTGACCGGGCCTTTCATACTTTCAAGAAACAGAG gGATGTGTTTTATGAAGTACTCCGTGAGTGGGAAGATCGGCATGAGGAGCCTGGCTGGGATTTTGAGAAAGGTTTAGGCAACAGGATCAG ATCCATGATGAGTCAACTCTCCACAGCTTCCAGCCACAGCCATTTTGTTCGGCTTTTTCAGAAACAGCTTCTTCAG ATGTGTCAGAGTCCTTCAGGTGCTGGAGGAATGGCACTGGGTGAGGCCCCTGACCCAGATGTATTAAGCATGCTAGGAGCTGACAAGCTGGGGCGGCTTCGACGTCTGCAGGAACGATTGGTTGCTCCACAGAGTGGTAGTGGACCCTGTCCGCCACCTACCTTTCCTGGTTGGCAAGGCTTTTTCCGTGACTTCATCTTGAGTGCCAGCAG TTTTCAATTTAACCAGCACCTTATGGACAGTCTGAGTTTGAAGATCCGAGAACTTAATGATCTTCCCCTACCCCAGCATGAACCCAGTGATGAGGATGTGGACCGACAG GATGAAAGAAGGCAGTTTGCCTCAGTGTTGCTGAGTCTCCGCCTTCTGGCCAAGTTCCTGGGCTTTGTGGTTTTTCTTCCTTATCAGAGCCCTGAGCCACCCCCAACTCGTGAGCTACAAGACTCGGCCCTGGCCCTCAGGAACCAG gTGCCTCCTGTGCTGGATGTGCTGACTTTGCTGCAGCAGGGGTTACAGAACCACCAGGCTGTGCTCACTGTACCATGGTTGGTGGAGTTCCTCTCCTTTGTTGACCACGTTGCTCCCTTACTGGACTATTACCACAGTGTCTTCTCTCTCCTACTGCAGTTATATCG GAGCCTGATCCTAtcagaagagagtgaaagaagaaTGTGTTTCTTGAACAAACTGCTGCTCCTTGCTGTGTTGGGATGGCTTTTCCAG ATCCCTACAGTTCCAgaagatttgttctttttggcaGAAGGCCGACCAGATGCCTTGGAAGGAGCCACAGTGTCTTTGGTGCAGGGTCTG gaCACAATGCCTGTTGTGGATCAACAACTTCTCTATACTTGCTGCCCTTTCATTG GAGAACTACGGAAGCTGCTCGCTTCCTGGGTATCTGGTAGCAGTGGACGGAGTGGAGGGTTTGTGAGGAAAATTACCCCTACCTCAACTACTGCCCTAGGACCTCAGGCCCCCAAAACATCCCAGGGGCTACAG GCAGAGCTAGCCCAAGCCTTCTTCCACAACCAACCACCTTCTCTTCGAAGGACTGTGGAATTTGTTGCAGAGAGAATTGGGTCCAATTGCGTCAAACACATTAA GGCAACATTTGTGGCAGACCTGGTACGACAAGCAGAATCACGTCTGCAGGAGCAACTAGGGGAGCAgcaagaggaagggggagccccAGCCCAGCTCTTGGAGGCATTGTGTGACCAGATCTGCCCAGAGGGGACTCAAGCCTTGGCCCAAGGGCGAGA ATTTTGCAGAAAGAAGGGCCCTGAGGCTGTTCGGGTGCTGCTACCAGAGGAGACTTCCCCAGCT GTCCTGAGGAGTGCAGAGGATATCGCTGTGGGGCTTGCCATGGAGAAGGCCTGTGCTTGGTTATCAGCCAACATCACAG CCCTGATCCGGAGGGAGGTGAAAGCCGCTGTGAGCAGAACACTTCGAGCCCAGGGTCCTGATGTAGCTGCccagggggagaggaggggctgCTCCCGTGCCTGTGAGCACCacgcccccctcccctcccacctcatcTCCGAGATCAAA GACGTGTTGGCTCTTGCTGTGGGGCCCCGGGATCCCGAGGAGGGTGTTGCCCCTGAGCATCTGGAGACACTCCTGCAACAGCTGAGGGAGACCCTTCAGTGCCGCCAG TTCCTATGCCTGATCTCTGAGCAGCAGCTTGCAAAGTGTTCTGTGGAATTGGCCTCTTTTCTTG TTGCTGACCAAGTCCCAACCCTAGGGCCCCCAGGCCCCCAGAGGCTGGAAAGGGGGGAGGCCCGAGGACTTCTGCAGACACTCCTTTCCCTCTGGCATGAGGACTTCCAAGTACCTGTTCCCCTGCAGCTGCTGCTCAGCCCAAGAAACGTGGGACTTCTGGCAGACACACGGCCAAGAGAG TGGGACCTGCTGTTGTTCCTGCTTCGGGGACTGGTGGACCGGGGGCTAATGGGAAGGGTGGAGATAGAAACCTGCCTTAAGAGTCTCCACCAGGCCCCCTGGCCTGAG gACTTCTCTGAGGAGCTGGCAACATTGTCTTGCCTATTTCTGGCTGAGCCACAGGTACCAGGACCCCGGCTAAGAGCTTGTGAGTTGATGAGACCACCTCGTGGGACTGTACTGGCCCAGAGTTAG
- the CDAN1 gene encoding codanin-1 isoform X1: MAAVLEALLREEVTAEVAVRWLVCGAQGAEDAPEEAAALAPLEPLRKEFVPFLLNFLREQSTCALPQGPPTPAKAPRASAERPGGPSTARGSGRGVRSQLFPAPAEPPAASLGEPPLARRGGGGRRRGPVRERGGRGAGGSEEGEIGDSPPWGGGWRPRGSNSPSPSPAEPLNLSNLEEFPPVGSVPPGPAGFKLLHHSPTPASSALESGLPAPSRTGSLTPEPADPGKVSCQPRLELVAIVYSSCIAENLVPSLFLELFFVLQLLTVRRMIHVEKDDLEPSLGGPLKRPLFQNIHDCVFFAVLVLEHQFQVLSRLDKGTLKLLAENERLLCFSPTLQGRLRKAYERSTAKVSLLLSPPAQAVSFQPETDNRANFSSDRAFHTFKKQRDVFYEVLREWEDRHEEPGWDFEKGLGNRIRSMMSQLSTASSHSHFVRLFQKQLLQMCQSPSGAGGMALGEAPDPDVLSMLGADKLGRLRRLQERLVAPQSGSGPCPPPTFPGWQGFFRDFILSASSFQFNQHLMDSLSLKIRELNDLPLPQHEPSDEDVDRQDERRQFASVLLSLRLLAKFLGFVVFLPYQSPEPPPTRELQDSALALRNQVPPVLDVLTLLQQGLQNHQAVLTVPWLVEFLSFVDHVAPLLDYYHSVFSLLLQLYRSLILSEESERRMCFLNKLLLLAVLGWLFQIPTVPEDLFFLAEGRPDALEGATVSLVQGLDTMPVVDQQLLYTCCPFIGELRKLLASWVSGSSGRSGGFVRKITPTSTTALGPQAPKTSQGLQAELAQAFFHNQPPSLRRTVEFVAERIGSNCVKHIKATFVADLVRQAESRLQEQLGEQQEEGGAPAQLLEALCDQICPEGTQALAQGREFCRKKGPEAVRVLLPEETSPAVLRSAEDIAVGLAMEKACAWLSANITALIRREVKAAVSRTLRAQGPDVAAQGERRGCSRACEHHAPLPSHLISEIKDVLALAVGPRDPEEGVAPEHLETLLQQLRETLQCRQFLCLISEQQLAKCSVELASFLVADQVPTLGPPGPQRLERGEARGLLQTLLSLWHEDFQVPVPLQLLLSPRNVGLLADTRPREWDLLLFLLRGLVDRGLMGRVEIETCLKSLHQAPWPEDFSEELATLSCLFLAEPQVPGPRLRACELMRPPRGTVLAQS; the protein is encoded by the exons ATGGCGGCCGTTTTGGAGGCGCTGCTGCGAGAGGAGGTGACGGCGGAGGTCGCCGTGCGGTGGCTAGTGTGCGGAGCCCAGGGCGCGGAG GACGCCCCCGAGGAGGCGGCCGCGCTGGCGCCCCTCGAGCCGCTGCGGAAGGAATTCGTGCCGTTCCTGCTGAACTTCCTGCGCGAGCAGAGCACCTGCGCCCTCCCCCAGGGTCCCCCGACCCCCGCCAAGGCTCCCCGGGCCTCGGCGGAGCGGCCGGGGGGCCCCAGCACGGCGCGGGGAAGCGGCCGCGGAGTGCGAAGCCAGCTCTTCCCGGCCCCAGCCGAGCCCCCGGCAGCCTCCCTTGGCGAGCCCCCTCTGGCCCGCCGAGGAGGGGGCGGGAGGAGGAGGGGACCCGTCCGGGAGAGGGGGGGCCGCGGCGCCGGGGGGTCTGAGGAAGGGGAAATCGGAGACAGCCCgccttggggagggggctggaggCCGAGGGGCTCGAACAGCCCCAGCCCCTCGCCTGCCGAGCCCCTGAATCTCAGTAACCTGGAAGAGTTTCCCCCCGTGGGCTCCGTGCCCCCTGGCCCCGCCGG ATTCAAGCTGCTACATCACTCACCCACCCCTGCCAGTTCTGCCCTGGAATCTGGTCTTCCTGCTCCTAGTCGAACAGGGAGCCTTACACCAGAACCTGCAGACCCTGGCAAGGTTTCCTGTCAGCCGAGGCTGGAGTTAGTGGCCATTGTCTATTCATCCTGTATCGCTG AGAATCTGGTCCCAAGCCTCTTCCTGGAGCTGTTCTTTGTTCTTCAACTCCTTACTGTCCGACGAATGATTCATGTTGAAAAAGACGACCTGGAACCCAGCCTTGGGG GTCCCCTCAAGAGACCACTATTCCAGAATATCCATGACTGTGTGTTTTTTGCAGTCCTGGTTTTGGAGCATCAGTTCCA GGTTCTCTCCCGCCTGGACAAAGGGACATTGAAGTTGCTAGCTGAGAATGAGCGGCTGCTTTGCTTCTCTCCTACTTTGCAGGGCCGACTCCGGAAAGCCTACGAACGCAGTACTGCCAAG GTCTCTCTGCTGCTCTCACCCCCTGCCCAGGCTGTCTCCTTTCAGCCAGAAACAGACAACCGTGCAAACTTCTCTAGTGACCGGGCCTTTCATACTTTCAAGAAACAGAG gGATGTGTTTTATGAAGTACTCCGTGAGTGGGAAGATCGGCATGAGGAGCCTGGCTGGGATTTTGAGAAAGGTTTAGGCAACAGGATCAG ATCCATGATGAGTCAACTCTCCACAGCTTCCAGCCACAGCCATTTTGTTCGGCTTTTTCAGAAACAGCTTCTTCAG ATGTGTCAGAGTCCTTCAGGTGCTGGAGGAATGGCACTGGGTGAGGCCCCTGACCCAGATGTATTAAGCATGCTAGGAGCTGACAAGCTGGGGCGGCTTCGACGTCTGCAGGAACGATTGGTTGCTCCACAGAGTGGTAGTGGACCCTGTCCGCCACCTACCTTTCCTGGTTGGCAAGGCTTTTTCCGTGACTTCATCTTGAGTGCCAGCAG TTTTCAATTTAACCAGCACCTTATGGACAGTCTGAGTTTGAAGATCCGAGAACTTAATGATCTTCCCCTACCCCAGCATGAACCCAGTGATGAGGATGTGGACCGACAG GATGAAAGAAGGCAGTTTGCCTCAGTGTTGCTGAGTCTCCGCCTTCTGGCCAAGTTCCTGGGCTTTGTGGTTTTTCTTCCTTATCAGAGCCCTGAGCCACCCCCAACTCGTGAGCTACAAGACTCGGCCCTGGCCCTCAGGAACCAG gTGCCTCCTGTGCTGGATGTGCTGACTTTGCTGCAGCAGGGGTTACAGAACCACCAGGCTGTGCTCACTGTACCATGGTTGGTGGAGTTCCTCTCCTTTGTTGACCACGTTGCTCCCTTACTGGACTATTACCACAGTGTCTTCTCTCTCCTACTGCAGTTATATCG GAGCCTGATCCTAtcagaagagagtgaaagaagaaTGTGTTTCTTGAACAAACTGCTGCTCCTTGCTGTGTTGGGATGGCTTTTCCAG ATCCCTACAGTTCCAgaagatttgttctttttggcaGAAGGCCGACCAGATGCCTTGGAAGGAGCCACAGTGTCTTTGGTGCAGGGTCTG gaCACAATGCCTGTTGTGGATCAACAACTTCTCTATACTTGCTGCCCTTTCATTG GAGAACTACGGAAGCTGCTCGCTTCCTGGGTATCTGGTAGCAGTGGACGGAGTGGAGGGTTTGTGAGGAAAATTACCCCTACCTCAACTACTGCCCTAGGACCTCAGGCCCCCAAAACATCCCAGGGGCTACAG GCAGAGCTAGCCCAAGCCTTCTTCCACAACCAACCACCTTCTCTTCGAAGGACTGTGGAATTTGTTGCAGAGAGAATTGGGTCCAATTGCGTCAAACACATTAA GGCAACATTTGTGGCAGACCTGGTACGACAAGCAGAATCACGTCTGCAGGAGCAACTAGGGGAGCAgcaagaggaagggggagccccAGCCCAGCTCTTGGAGGCATTGTGTGACCAGATCTGCCCAGAGGGGACTCAAGCCTTGGCCCAAGGGCGAGA ATTTTGCAGAAAGAAGGGCCCTGAGGCTGTTCGGGTGCTGCTACCAGAGGAGACTTCCCCAGCT GTCCTGAGGAGTGCAGAGGATATCGCTGTGGGGCTTGCCATGGAGAAGGCCTGTGCTTGGTTATCAGCCAACATCACAG CCCTGATCCGGAGGGAGGTGAAAGCCGCTGTGAGCAGAACACTTCGAGCCCAGGGTCCTGATGTAGCTGCccagggggagaggaggggctgCTCCCGTGCCTGTGAGCACCacgcccccctcccctcccacctcatcTCCGAGATCAAA GACGTGTTGGCTCTTGCTGTGGGGCCCCGGGATCCCGAGGAGGGTGTTGCCCCTGAGCATCTGGAGACACTCCTGCAACAGCTGAGGGAGACCCTTCAGTGCCGCCAG TTCCTATGCCTGATCTCTGAGCAGCAGCTTGCAAAGTGTTCTGTGGAATTGGCCTCTTTTCTTG TTGCTGACCAAGTCCCAACCCTAGGGCCCCCAGGCCCCCAGAGGCTGGAAAGGGGGGAGGCCCGAGGACTTCTGCAGACACTCCTTTCCCTCTGGCATGAGGACTTCCAAGTACCTGTTCCCCTGCAGCTGCTGCTCAGCCCAAGAAACGTGGGACTTCTGGCAGACACACGGCCAAGAGAG TGGGACCTGCTGTTGTTCCTGCTTCGGGGACTGGTGGACCGGGGGCTAATGGGAAGGGTGGAGATAGAAACCTGCCTTAAGAGTCTCCACCAGGCCCCCTGGCCTGAG gACTTCTCTGAGGAGCTGGCAACATTGTCTTGCCTATTTCTGGCTGAGCCACAGGTACCAGGACCCCGGCTAAGAGCTTGTGAGTTGATGAGACCACCTCGTGGGACTGTACTGGCCCAGAGTTAG